Proteins encoded in a region of the Armatimonadota bacterium genome:
- a CDS encoding HD domain-containing protein codes for MTAALAADLAGLLYAAIQQVRHYGPEHPAAEESIRRFETVVGEALRQAASVRWEVSSDWLVVQGVVLRDDDRHALPLRAHLTARRIARLVIGPQVSGDGLRLLLRLLAREPEELIAIGGLPQALREAGVAGVETAGPDAGPGAPPDVYREAVQVAVALTEAVEAGNQVDIGRVRLAVEPLAAEEGDLAPLWAQVAQRDHDELDPQHAVNAAFLAVHLGRGFGLPRSEQIDLGVAAFVHDIGMARLPWAIRLAERTLRVSEPIPAHAVEGAMLLRRLGGRAGLPMLTAYEHHRVIAGDAAGCSPHAAVVALADYVDAATCGRTAERRRYSLAKVLEALGAGRPGGFTPVHVRVLAVLLAGAEAAGADFGGAG; via the coding sequence GTGACCGCCGCGCTCGCCGCCGACCTGGCCGGCCTCCTCTATGCCGCCATCCAGCAGGTCCGGCACTACGGCCCGGAGCATCCCGCTGCGGAGGAGAGCATCCGCCGCTTCGAGACGGTCGTGGGGGAGGCGTTGCGGCAGGCGGCCTCGGTGCGCTGGGAGGTTTCCTCGGACTGGCTGGTGGTGCAGGGCGTCGTGCTGCGGGATGACGACCGCCATGCCCTCCCGCTGCGGGCCCATCTGACGGCGCGTCGGATCGCCCGGCTGGTGATCGGGCCTCAGGTGAGCGGCGACGGCCTGCGCCTCCTGCTCCGGCTCCTGGCGCGGGAACCGGAGGAGCTCATCGCGATCGGCGGGTTACCCCAGGCCCTGCGCGAGGCGGGTGTGGCGGGCGTGGAAACCGCGGGACCCGACGCCGGTCCCGGGGCGCCGCCTGATGTCTATCGGGAGGCGGTGCAGGTCGCCGTGGCCCTCACGGAAGCAGTGGAGGCGGGGAATCAGGTGGACATCGGGCGGGTGCGGCTCGCCGTGGAACCCCTGGCGGCAGAGGAGGGAGACCTCGCGCCCCTGTGGGCGCAGGTCGCCCAGCGGGATCATGATGAGCTCGACCCGCAGCATGCGGTGAACGCCGCCTTTCTGGCCGTCCACCTCGGCCGGGGGTTCGGGCTTCCGCGATCCGAGCAGATCGATCTGGGGGTGGCGGCGTTCGTGCACGACATCGGGATGGCGCGCCTGCCCTGGGCGATCCGGCTGGCCGAGCGCACGCTGCGCGTGTCGGAGCCGATTCCCGCCCACGCTGTGGAAGGCGCGATGCTGCTGCGTCGTCTGGGCGGGCGCGCCGGCCTGCCGATGCTGACGGCGTATGAGCACCACCGTGTCATCGCCGGCGACGCGGCCGGATGCTCGCCCCATGCTGCAGTGGTGGCCCTGGCCGATTATGTCGACGCGGCGACCTGCGGCCGGACGGCCGAGAGGCGTCGGTATTCCCTGGCCAAGGTACTGGAGGCGCTGGGCGCCGGGCGCCCCGGGGGCTTCACCCCCGTCCACGTGCGCGTCCTGGCCGTCCTCCTCGCCGGGGCGGAGGCCGCGGGCGCCGACTTCGGCGGAGCGGGCTAG